One stretch of Prochlorococcus marinus XMU1402 DNA includes these proteins:
- a CDS encoding high light inducible protein produces the protein MSNSGVTTESGGRQNMFPSETRPYIDESVSYEGYPQNAEKVNGRWAMIGFVALVGAYITTGQIIPGIF, from the coding sequence ATGTCTAATTCAGGAGTTACAACAGAGTCAGGTGGGAGACAAAATATGTTCCCTTCCGAAACTAGGCCCTATATAGATGAGTCTGTTTCTTATGAAGGATATCCTCAAAATGCAGAAAAAGTAAATGGTAGGTGGGCCATGATTGGTTTTGTTGCTCTTGTGGGTGCCTATATAACAACAGGACAGATTATACCCGGAATTTTTTAA
- a CDS encoding LptF/LptG family permease — translation MKISNHSLINKAINKIITPWHSMPLIDRWLLGQIIPPMIFAISAFTVISLSVGVMFDLIRKIVEYGLPLLEALKALIYSLPSFLVLSFPMAVLLSTLLSYGKLSANSELLALRSLGIKTSRIIAPAIAVSIFMTGLTFYFNDNLVPNSNKLAESTLRSGIGSSFNQGKSKNNIIFTRKGSRISPTNQPTKINTFLTHIFYASQFENNIMKEVTVLDFSRENVKQILTANSAIFDKDNSSWVFTDGSIVSTDSFGQTTNIRFKQYTYPFVEGPLDLAKVPKDASDMSLKEALEAERIYKKIGDIKQIRKIQVRIQEKFTLPCACLVFGLIGSILGCKSNLRSSKSQGFGLSVILILVYYVMSFICSSFGVKGLLPPVIAAWFPVVTSIGGGFYFLRRTSI, via the coding sequence TTGAAAATTTCAAATCACTCACTAATTAATAAAGCCATTAACAAAATAATAACTCCCTGGCACTCAATGCCTCTAATAGATAGATGGTTATTAGGGCAAATAATACCTCCTATGATATTTGCCATTTCTGCTTTTACTGTGATTTCTCTTTCGGTAGGTGTAATGTTTGATTTGATAAGAAAAATAGTTGAGTATGGCTTACCTTTATTAGAAGCCTTAAAAGCTTTAATTTATAGTCTTCCTAGCTTTTTAGTGTTATCATTTCCAATGGCTGTTTTATTGTCAACACTATTATCTTATGGAAAACTATCAGCTAATTCTGAATTATTAGCTTTAAGGTCATTAGGAATTAAGACTTCAAGAATCATTGCTCCAGCTATTGCAGTGTCTATATTCATGACGGGATTAACTTTTTATTTCAATGATAATTTAGTGCCCAATAGTAATAAGCTTGCTGAATCGACATTAAGGTCTGGAATAGGAAGTTCTTTTAATCAAGGGAAAAGTAAAAATAACATTATTTTTACTAGAAAAGGTTCAAGAATAAGTCCTACTAATCAGCCAACTAAAATAAATACTTTCCTAACTCATATCTTCTATGCTTCTCAGTTTGAAAACAATATCATGAAAGAAGTTACAGTTTTAGACTTCTCCAGAGAAAATGTAAAGCAGATCCTCACTGCAAATAGTGCAATCTTCGATAAAGATAATTCTTCTTGGGTATTTACAGATGGAAGTATTGTTTCAACAGACTCTTTTGGTCAAACGACAAATATTAGATTCAAACAATACACATACCCTTTCGTTGAAGGGCCATTGGATCTTGCAAAAGTGCCAAAGGATGCAAGTGATATGTCTTTAAAAGAAGCTTTAGAAGCTGAAAGAATATATAAAAAGATAGGAGATATTAAACAAATTAGAAAGATTCAAGTACGAATTCAAGAAAAATTCACATTACCTTGTGCATGTTTGGTCTTTGGATTAATAGGTAGTATTTTGGGATGTAAATCCAATTTAAGGTCTTCAAAAAGTCAGGGTTTTGGACTGAGTGTAATTCTTATATTAGTTTATTATGTTATGTCATTTATATGCAGTTCTTTTGGTGTCAAGGGATTACTCCCTCCAGTAATTGCAGCATGGTTTCCAGTAGTAACTTCTATAGGCGGTGGATTTTATTTTTTAAGAAGAACTTCCATATAA
- a CDS encoding pectate lyase, which yields MSEIKTPWGSISSKVSLFPIYYLIFIYGFVYILPFGKNLFGTTWFDLLKKEDGPLEWLQFSQFFISSLMGLFIYYKSKKKRSIDALIWLFFSIFCFLISAEEISWGERITGFSLNSISELSIQGETNFHNLPFFHNILLDPLLHVLCIFFGWVGWRKWPNLNSLPSKKYSLFFLFVSLFFAYYDISWASTVEHIRNDQEIFEFLLSTGIFLHFWGEFKIIKNH from the coding sequence ATGTCTGAAATAAAAACACCTTGGGGTTCAATATCCTCAAAAGTTAGTTTATTTCCAATTTATTATTTGATATTTATTTATGGTTTTGTGTATATATTACCATTTGGAAAAAATCTTTTTGGAACTACTTGGTTTGATTTATTGAAAAAAGAAGATGGACCTTTGGAATGGTTGCAGTTTAGTCAATTTTTTATATCCTCATTAATGGGACTTTTTATTTATTATAAGTCAAAAAAAAAGAGATCAATTGATGCGTTGATTTGGTTATTTTTTAGTATATTTTGTTTCCTAATTTCTGCGGAAGAAATTAGTTGGGGTGAAAGGATTACAGGTTTTTCATTAAATTCAATATCAGAGTTAAGTATTCAAGGTGAGACCAATTTTCATAATCTTCCTTTTTTTCATAATATTCTTCTTGATCCACTATTACATGTTTTATGTATCTTCTTTGGATGGGTGGGATGGAGAAAATGGCCTAACTTAAATTCTTTGCCGAGTAAAAAATATAGCTTGTTTTTTCTATTTGTGTCTTTATTTTTTGCTTATTATGATATTTCATGGGCATCAACTGTTGAACATATTAGAAATGATCAAGAGATTTTTGAATTTCTCTTATCTACTGGAATATTTTTGCATTTTTGGGGAGAATTTAAAATTATTAAAAACCACTAA
- a CDS encoding carbon storage regulator CsrA, which yields MFKNLILSFFLFIISFITIYPSNKENTNLIAYCYSLEKLLSRNSLEKSKSVSKKYKTFAKDIILFSTNKTKGSLVNKIIDQYKNSKNSLIISIVPNKIYCLAGYWIEEVNPGTFQAIFYEKSKQKINQYKKIRKEVDEFIKDINSEYKSIEKEINNFF from the coding sequence ATGTTTAAGAATTTAATTTTATCTTTTTTTTTATTTATTATTTCTTTCATAACTATTTATCCCTCAAATAAAGAAAACACTAATTTAATTGCTTATTGTTATTCTCTTGAAAAGTTACTCTCTAGAAATTCATTAGAAAAAAGTAAGAGCGTTTCTAAGAAGTATAAGACTTTTGCAAAAGATATTATTTTGTTTAGTACAAATAAAACTAAAGGAAGCTTAGTTAATAAGATAATTGATCAATATAAAAATTCCAAGAATTCATTAATTATAAGTATTGTGCCTAATAAAATTTATTGTTTGGCAGGATATTGGATTGAGGAGGTAAATCCAGGAACATTTCAAGCTATTTTCTATGAGAAAAGCAAACAAAAGATTAATCAATACAAGAAAATTAGAAAAGAAGTCGATGAATTTATTAAAGATATTAATTCCGAATATAAATCTATAGAAAAAGAAATTAATAATTTCTTTTAA
- a CDS encoding DoxX family protein, with product MKNSIFKNKSFKSFLDFFSRLSISAIFISAIPGKINGFERTVEYISSKGIPDPISSILLVGAIICLILGSGFFIFGENQKIGSFFLLLFLIPTTIIFHLFPLHQRAVLMNLGLIGGLIISALREPT from the coding sequence ATGAAAAATTCTATCTTCAAAAATAAAAGTTTCAAATCTTTTCTAGATTTTTTTTCAAGATTATCAATTTCGGCAATATTTATCTCAGCTATACCAGGCAAAATAAATGGTTTTGAAAGAACAGTTGAATATATTTCTTCAAAAGGTATTCCTGATCCAATTTCGTCAATTCTTCTAGTAGGGGCGATTATATGTCTTATCTTGGGTTCTGGATTTTTTATATTTGGAGAAAACCAAAAAATTGGTTCGTTTTTTTTATTACTTTTTCTTATTCCAACAACAATAATTTTTCATTTATTCCCTCTCCATCAAAGAGCAGTTCTTATGAATCTCGGTTTGATAGGTGGATTAATTATTTCTGCATTAAGGGAGCCAACATAA
- a CDS encoding DUF3804 family protein, producing MNDKETIILLLNEFANPKKMASFFVDNATPDFLFIRPSGNPIDAKGFKQMITGDIVQEKAEITKIHRFEFLSENIVMCIFTLGSKFTYKGTPNDDLPTVTSIFKKVNNVWKIHWMQRSTGNSDLSLWD from the coding sequence ATGAATGATAAAGAAACAATTATTTTATTATTAAATGAGTTTGCTAATCCCAAAAAAATGGCTTCATTTTTTGTTGATAACGCAACTCCAGATTTTTTATTTATAAGGCCGAGTGGTAATCCTATAGATGCAAAAGGATTTAAACAAATGATTACTGGTGATATAGTTCAAGAAAAAGCAGAAATAACCAAAATTCACCGATTCGAATTTTTAAGCGAAAATATAGTAATGTGCATTTTTACACTAGGTTCAAAATTTACTTATAAAGGTACACCTAATGATGACTTACCAACAGTCACATCTATTTTTAAAAAAGTAAATAATGTTTGGAAAATTCACTGGATGCAAAGATCTACAGGGAATTCGGATTTATCTTTATGGGATTAG